From Saimiri boliviensis isolate mSaiBol1 chromosome 9, mSaiBol1.pri, whole genome shotgun sequence, a single genomic window includes:
- the LOC141585552 gene encoding NBPF family member NBPF11-like: MAAMLCGREEDCLLIGELPKVDVQRVPEDSLEECAITRSSSYGPTDSSRPHGETDEITFEEDNVDSALVAGSPLSHDVVEDALIILSEDGKDHEEDQKYEDKQNKLLMSLAACDLVCRLKMEENDADEDEDVHVAEAEITQESRAPRLIGELPKVDVQRVPEDSLEECAITRSSSYGPNDSSQPHGDTDEITFEEDNVGSVLVAGSPSSHDVVEDALIILSESQSDDEEEEEKGPVPHRNLQESVEEEAPQESWDEGYSTLSVPLGTSAFNEPYRSNLHSLEEQQVDLACDIDKIKISKKR; the protein is encoded by the exons ATGGCAGCCATGCTCTGTGGCAGAGAGGAGGATTGCCT GCTCATCGGGGAGTTGCCAAAGGTTGATGTCCAGAGAGTCCCTGAAGACTCACTGGAGGAATGTGCCATCACTCGTTCAAGTAGCTACGGCCCGACTGACTCCAGCCGGCCTCACGGAGAAACCGATGAAATCACGTTTGAGGAAGACAACGTGGACTCTGCACTGGTGGCAGGGAGTCCATTATCTCATGACGTAGTGGAGGATGCGCTGATCATTCTTTCAG AAGATGGAAAAGATCATGAGGAGGACCAGAAATACGAAGacaagcaaaataaacttcttatgagcTTGGCGGCCTGCGACCTGGTCTGCCGGCTGAAGATGGAAG AAAATGACGCAGATGAGGATGAAGATGTTCATGTCGCAGAGGCTGAGATAACACAGGAGTCACGTGCCCCCAG GCTCATCGGGGAGTTGCCAAAGGTTGATGTCCAGAGAGTCCCTGAAGACTCACTGGAGGAATGTGCCATCACTCGTTCAAGTAGCTACGGCCCGAATGACTCCAGCCAGCCTCACGGAGACACCGATGAAATCACGTTTGAGGAAGACAACGTGGGCTCTGTACTGGTGGCAGGGAGTCCGTCATCTCATGATGTAGTGGAGGATGCTCTGATCATTCTTTCAG AAAGTCAAAGTgatgatgaggaagaggaagaaaaagggccTGTCCCGCACAG GAATCTGCAGGAGTCTGTGGAGGAGGAAGCCCCCCAGGAGTCCTGGGATGAAGGTTATTCAACTCTCTCAGTTCCTCTTGGCACATCTGCCTTCAATGAGCCTTACAGGAGCAACTTGCACTCATTAGAGGAGCAGCAAGTCGACTTGGCTTGTGACATAGACA AGATTAAAATAAGCAAGAAGAGGTAG